The Spirosoma foliorum genome has a window encoding:
- a CDS encoding RagB/SusD family nutrient uptake outer membrane protein, producing MKNRYIATWLLALALTGCSKDFLTVVPETALSSATFFKTEADFQQAVNGAYVPFRQMYNERAWVLEEMHSDNTYYARNTLYGAVDPTENVADFAVPTANGVTANDNVLVQYRLNYVIIARANQILSLIDGAGITFSSDASKNNLKGQALFLRAFAYFDLVRLFGKVPLHLVPVTGREDAALPLATTDAIYAQIEKDALAASTGLQSKAAQAATDLGRATSGAAKTLLANLYITQKKWAQAEAVLKTIDGYTLQADYNNAFSFTSTNKNNSESIFEIQYMEGSAGYNGNQIYRFLPSPISAAEIAPIVGTSNPQPTSQESNNIPTPDLIAAYETGDKRKDISIGYVTLSGSLRADKTYPYIKKYARVHSLNQNTGQNWPVYRYAEVLLFLAESLNEQGKTGEAAPYLNQVRTRAGLAATTASSQADMREAIFKERRVELAFENKRWFDLTRTGRVKEIIGAYGAKVKANPAAYYFPAGAVPPPNAFTVLDDYYGLPAVEAALTPNF from the coding sequence ATGAAAAATAGATATATAGCGACCTGGCTTTTAGCACTTGCCTTAACCGGTTGCAGCAAAGATTTCCTGACCGTAGTTCCCGAAACGGCGCTGAGCTCAGCTACGTTTTTCAAAACCGAAGCCGACTTTCAGCAGGCTGTCAATGGGGCTTATGTACCCTTTCGGCAGATGTATAACGAGCGAGCCTGGGTTTTAGAGGAAATGCACTCCGATAATACCTATTATGCCCGTAATACACTCTATGGAGCGGTTGACCCAACCGAAAACGTGGCTGATTTTGCCGTTCCAACAGCTAATGGTGTTACGGCCAATGATAACGTATTGGTACAGTATCGACTGAACTACGTGATTATTGCCCGTGCCAATCAGATTCTGTCGCTTATCGACGGCGCCGGGATAACGTTTTCTTCGGATGCGTCAAAAAATAACCTGAAGGGGCAAGCTCTGTTTCTGAGAGCTTTCGCCTACTTCGATCTGGTTCGTTTGTTCGGTAAAGTCCCCTTGCATTTAGTGCCAGTTACCGGTCGTGAAGATGCGGCCTTACCTCTGGCTACAACAGACGCGATCTACGCTCAGATTGAAAAAGATGCGCTTGCTGCCAGCACAGGCTTACAAAGTAAAGCTGCACAAGCCGCAACGGATCTTGGTCGGGCTACATCGGGAGCGGCTAAAACCCTGTTGGCAAACCTGTATATCACACAGAAAAAATGGGCGCAGGCTGAAGCAGTCCTGAAAACGATTGATGGTTATACACTACAGGCCGACTATAACAACGCCTTTTCGTTTACCAGCACCAATAAGAATAATTCGGAGTCGATATTTGAAATTCAGTATATGGAAGGTTCGGCTGGCTATAACGGTAACCAGATTTATCGGTTCCTGCCTTCGCCGATCTCTGCTGCCGAGATAGCGCCTATTGTTGGCACATCGAACCCACAACCAACATCTCAGGAGAGTAATAATATTCCGACGCCAGATCTGATTGCTGCCTACGAAACCGGCGATAAGCGGAAAGATATTTCTATCGGTTATGTAACATTAAGCGGAAGCTTGCGAGCTGACAAAACGTATCCGTACATCAAAAAATACGCACGGGTACACTCTTTGAACCAAAATACTGGTCAGAACTGGCCCGTATATCGCTACGCTGAGGTGCTGTTGTTCCTGGCAGAGTCGTTAAACGAGCAAGGTAAAACGGGTGAGGCTGCTCCTTATCTGAATCAGGTACGGACCCGTGCAGGACTGGCAGCCACAACGGCATCGTCTCAGGCCGATATGCGGGAAGCTATTTTCAAAGAAAGACGTGTTGAGCTTGCCTTCGAGAACAAACGCTGGTTCGATTTGACCCGGACAGGCCGCGTGAAGGAAATCATTGGTGCGTATGGGGCTAAAGTAAAAGCGAATCCGGCGGCCTATTATTTCCCAGCGGGTGCAGTTCCACCACCAAACGCATTCACGGTTCTGGATGATTATTATGGCCTGCCTGCTGTTGAGGCTGCCCTAACACCGAATTTTTAA